From one Rhizobium rosettiformans genomic stretch:
- a CDS encoding polyamine ABC transporter substrate-binding protein, translating into MKAHFIRTASVALATIFIASAVQAQERVVNVYNWSDYIDESVLADFTKETGIRVVYDVFDSNELLETKLLAGGSGYDVVVPTAPFLARQIQAGVFQKLDKSKLTNLQNLWPMVSERLAKYDPGNEYAVNYMWGTTGIGYNVAKVKEALGADFTVDSWDAIFKPENAEKLKSCGVNILDASDETFAIAMNYIGKDPDSKETADLEAGGEVYMNIRPSVRTFNSSAYIDDLANGDICVTIGWSGDILQAKARAEEANNGVEIDYVIPKEGTYMWFDNMAIPADAKNVAEAHEFINFLMRPDVIAKASNYVQYANGNLASKELLDPEVKDNPAVYPPEEVMAKLFTISPYGPREQRVLNRVWTQIKTGR; encoded by the coding sequence ATGAAGGCTCATTTCATTCGTACGGCGTCAGTGGCCCTGGCGACGATCTTCATCGCATCGGCTGTCCAGGCGCAGGAACGCGTCGTCAACGTCTACAATTGGTCCGACTATATCGACGAGTCCGTCCTTGCTGATTTCACCAAGGAAACCGGCATCAGGGTCGTTTACGACGTTTTCGATTCCAACGAGCTGCTCGAGACCAAACTGCTCGCAGGCGGCTCCGGTTACGATGTCGTCGTGCCGACGGCGCCGTTCCTTGCGCGCCAGATCCAGGCCGGCGTCTTCCAGAAGCTCGACAAGTCCAAGCTCACCAACCTGCAAAACCTCTGGCCGATGGTCTCCGAGCGACTCGCGAAATATGACCCCGGCAACGAATATGCCGTCAATTACATGTGGGGCACGACGGGCATCGGTTACAATGTGGCCAAGGTCAAGGAAGCGCTCGGTGCCGATTTCACCGTCGACAGCTGGGATGCGATCTTCAAGCCTGAGAATGCCGAGAAGCTGAAGTCCTGCGGCGTCAACATCCTCGACGCGTCGGATGAGACCTTCGCGATCGCGATGAACTACATCGGGAAGGACCCGGACAGCAAGGAAACGGCTGACCTTGAAGCCGGCGGCGAAGTCTATATGAATATCCGCCCCTCGGTCCGCACCTTCAATTCCTCCGCCTATATCGATGATCTCGCCAATGGCGACATCTGCGTGACCATCGGCTGGTCGGGCGACATTCTGCAGGCGAAGGCCCGTGCGGAAGAGGCCAATAACGGTGTCGAGATCGACTACGTGATCCCGAAGGAAGGCACCTACATGTGGTTCGACAACATGGCGATCCCGGCAGATGCCAAGAACGTCGCCGAGGCGCATGAATTCATCAACTTCCTGATGCGCCCGGATGTCATCGCCAAGGCCTCCAACTACGTCCAGTATGCCAATGGCAATCTGGCGTCGAAGGAATTGCTCGATCCCGAGGTCAAGGACAATCCGGCTGTCTATCCGCCGGAAGAGGTCATGGCCAAGCTCTTCACGATTTCGCCTTATGGCCCGCGTGAACAACGCGTGCTGAACCGGGTCTGGACACAGATCAAGACCGGTCGCTGA